In the Bacillus sp. HSf4 genome, TTTTGTTTTTATCGACAACATTTATGAAAAAGGTGGCGTTTACATGTTATTTGACACACATGCACATTTAAATGCCGAGCAGTTCAACGACGATTTGGAAGACGTGATTGCCCGGGCAAAGAAAGAAGAAGTGGAACACATCGTAGTGGTCGGTTTTGACCGGCCGACGATTACGCGCGCAATGGAATTGATTGATGCTTATGATTTCATTTATGCGGCAATCGGCTGGCACCCTGTTGATGCGATTGATATGACGGATGAGGACTTAGCATGGATCAAGAAGCTCTCGGCCCATGAAAAGGTTGTGGCGATTGGAGAAATGGGACTGGACTATCATTGGGATAAATCGCCGAAGGACGTTCAAAAAGAAGTGTTCAGAAAACAAATCGCATTGGCAAAAGAGGTCAACCTGCCGATCGTCATCCATAACCGCGAGGCAACTGAAGACGTTGTATCCATATTGCGCGAAGAAGGGGCGGAAAAAGTCGGCGGCATTATGCATTGCTTCACCGGGAGTGCCGAAATCGCCAAAGAATGCATCGATATGAATTTTTACCTATCTTTTGGCGGGCCGGTCACATTTAAAAATGCCAAAAAACCGAAAGAAGTTGTCAAACAAGTGCCGAACGATCGAATTTTGATCGAGACGGATTGCCCGTTTTTGGCGCCTCATCCTTTTAGAGGAAAGCGTAATGAACCGAGCTATGTCAAGCTTGTCGCTGAGCAGATTGCTGAACTGAAAGGGCTGACTTATGAGGAAGTGGCAGCTTTTACTACAGAGAATGCAAAAAAACTTTTCGGCATTAACTGACAGCATTTGATATCGACCTGTGGGCAAGCTTGTCTTTTCGGGAGAAGGTTCTCAAAAGTTCTACATGTCTGTTTACACTCATAGGATATCTGTGTCGACAAGTCTTTCTTTCTTTTATGAGGGTGTTTTCCCATAATAAAAGAGATGGCGGGCTTGCGGAGAAAATAGAGAGGAGGGTTGACAGGCTTGTAGATACTCTATATAATCTCCCCGAGGAGAAGGAGGCGTTTTTCATCATACAAAAAATGAAAAAGCTGTTTTCCGTAAAGCTTAGCAAAAGCAGATGGATACTGGTTGCTGCTGGACTGCTAGTGGCAGGAAGCGGAACTGCTTACGGAGTACATGAGCTCGCTAAACAGCAAGTCTCAATATCTATTAACGGGAAAAAGCAGGATGTTCGCACGCATGCTAAAACCGTAGGCGAGCTGCTGAAAAGTTTGGATATTGAAACGAGGAAAGAAGATCTTATTTCTCCCGCTGAAAATACAAAAATCACGGGCAACATGAACATTGAGTATGTTGCTGCCAAGCCCGTTCAGTTGACGATAAACGGGAAGGAAAAGAAAATATGGACAACAGCGGGTACAGTCGGAAAGCTTCTGAAAGATTTAAATCTTGAGTTGGCGGAACACGATCAAATTAACCCCTCAGTTGATAAAGAAATAAAAAAAGATATGAAGCTGACTTTGCAAAGGGCTTTTAAAGTAACCGTAAAGGATGCCGGTAAACATAAAGATATATGGACAACTTCGACTACGGTCGCTGACTTTTTAAAACAACATAAGATCAGCATAAGCGATAAGGATGAAGTCAAGCCTGCACTAGACAAGAAGCTGACGAAAGATCAGGCTGACGTTTACATCACCCGTATCAAAAAAGTCACCGATGTAGTGGAAGAAAAGATCCCTTTTGACGTCCAGAAGAAAGAAGATTCATCTCTGGAGAAGGGCGAACAGAAGGTCGTTCAGCACGGCAAAGAAGGCAAGCTTAAAAAGCATTATGCCGTCGTGATGAAAAACGGCAAAGAAGTTTCCAGGGAATTGATTAAAGAGGAAACGACAGCAGAAAGCAAAGCCAAAGTGATCGCCGTCGGAACAAAACGAAAAGCAGTGGCGCAAGTCAGCGCGAATGTATCGCGCGGCAATCAATCCTCAGGAAAAGAATTTTATGTATCATCCACAGCGTATACTGCAAGCTGTAACGGATGCTCAGGCCATACTGCGACCGGCGTGAATTTGAAAAGCAATCCGGGCTCCAAGGTGATTGCTGTAGATCCAAGCGTCATTCCATTGGGCTCCAAAGTGCATGTAGAAGGCTACGGTTATGCGATCGCAGCCGATACGGGCTCAGCCATTAAAGGCCGCAAAATTGATGTATTCTTTCCGAACAAGTCCGCCGCTTACCGGTGGGGGAACAAACGAGTTAAAATCAAGGTTTTGAACTAAATATACTTATATTATTTTTAGCAAGCAGAGGGATTTTGCGCCCTCTGTTTTTTTGGTTATAATAGATCCATCTTGTTTCTCATCTAATTAGACGGTTTTGTTACAAAAAGGTTTCAGTTTTTTTAAAAATGTAATATAAGGTTTTTCGACATTCGGAGGAAAAAATGAAAATTAAAGAAATTATTGTGGTTGAAGGACGTGATGACACAGCCAAAATCAAATCGGCTGTTGATGCAGATACAATAGAAACAAACGGGTCTGCTATAGGAGAGGATGTCATCAGGCGGATTCGGCTCGCTCAGAAAACGCGCGGCGTCATTATATTTACTGACCCCGATTTCCCGGGGGAGAAAATCAGAAAAACGATTGCCGAAAAAGTACCGGGCTGTAAGCATGCATTTTTGCCAAAGCATTTGGCAAAGCCTAAAAACAACTGGGGAATTGGTGTTGAGCATGCCTCGCTTGAAAGCATCCGCGACTGTTTGAGAACCGTTCAAGAAGAAATGGATGCGGTGGAACCGGAAATCAAGACCGAGGATTTAATCGAAGCCGGCCTGATTGGAGGCCCGCTTGCGAAACAAAGACGCGAGCGGCTCGGCGACATATTGAATATCGGATACACAAACGGAAAGCAGCTTCAAAAACGGCTGCAGATGTTTCAAATTAAAAAGAGTGACTATTTAAGCGCGCTGGATGCAGTGCTGCGGGAGGAAGAGAATGAATAAGGACATCGCCACCCCAATAAGAACAAAGGAAATTCTCAAGCGATACGGTTTTTCATTTAAGAAAAGCTTGGGACAGAATTTCCTGATCGACACGAATATATTGGACAGAATCGTTGACCACGCCGAAGTGACCGGGACAACGGGCGTGATTGAAATCGGCCCGGGGATCGGGGCATTGACCGAACAGCTGGCAAAACGCGCGAAGAAAGTGGCGGCGTTTGAAATCGACCAAAGGCTATTGCCGATTTTAAAGGACACCCTTTCTCCGTACGACAATGTAACGGTCCTCCATCAGGATGTTCTGAAAGCGGACATCAAGGCGGTGATGGATGAACAGTTTCAAGACTGTGAAGAGGTCATGGTCGTCGCTAATCTGCCGTATTATGTGACCACACCTATTATTATGAAGCTTTTAGAGGAGAATCTGCCTTTGAAAGGCATTGTCGTCATGCTGCAAAAAGAGGTCGCAGACCGGATGGCAGCTAAGCCTTCTTCAAAGGAATACGGATCCCTCTCCATCGCCGTTCAGTTTTACACTGAAGCAAAAACGGTCATGAACGTTCCGAAAACCGTTTTCGTACCTCAGCCAAATGTTGATTCTGCCGTCATCAGGCTGACGTTGAGGAAAGAACCTGCCGTTCAAGTTCAGAATGAAGCGTTTTTCTTTCAGGTCGTGAAGGCAAGTTTTGCTCAGCGCCGCAAAACGCTTTTAAACAATCTCGTCAATAATTTGGCGAATGGCAAAGAGCATAAAGCGGATATTGAAAAAGCGCTCCAAGACTCGCAGATTGACGGCAAAAGGCGCGGAGAATCGCTCAGCATTGAAGAGTTCGCCGTTCTGAGCGAGCATTTATCGAAAGCCCTTCTTTGATGGAGGGCTTTTTTTATGAAGCGCGGCGCACTGATGAGGCTTGCCAGCTGTTCACCACTTGAACGGCAGGTACATAGGCTAAAGAAGCACCTTTATTATTGTTTTTTCGTTCATCATGATGGGGCTTAGTCTATGTGTGGAGTGAAAAGCATGCAATTTAAAATAGGCGATATGGTTGTCAGAAAATCCTATCGAAGGGATATATTATTTCGAATTATACGAATTGATCAATCGGCAAACGGTGATCCTGTCGCCGTATTGCACGGAGATGAAGTCAGATTGATCGCTGATGCGAATTTGTCTGACCTGGAGATTGTGCGCGAGGCTGAGCGGCAGATGAGAAAGAGGGAGGAAGAATCAAAAATGAAGGAATCCCTCGATCTGCTTCGCCAGGATTATAAGCTTCTTCGCGACAAACACGAATACCGCGCCACAAATCAATACAGCACCCAACAGCAATATTTCCATCTGCCTGGAAGGGTTTTGCATTTAGATGGCGATTCAGCTTATTTAAAAAAGTGCCTGACATTGTATGAAAAGATCGGCGTTCCAGTGTACGGGATTCATTGTCATGAAAAGAAAATGTCTTCCGTTATTGAGGAGCTGATCGATGAATACCGTCCGGATCTCCTTGTCATCACCGGACATGATGCCTATTCAAAGCAAAAGGGCGATATCGACAATTTGGACGCTTACAGGCACACCAAAGATTTCATCGAAACTGTGCAAAAAGCGAGGAAAAAAATCCCCCATCTCGATCAGCTTGTCATTTTTGCCGGGGCGTGCCAGTCCCATTTTGAATCATTGATCAGAGCCGGGGCTAATTTTGCAAGCTCACCCTCAAGAGTCAACATCCATGCGCTTGATCCGGTTTATATTGTGGCAAAAATCAGCTTCACTCCGTTTATGGACCGCATCAACGTCTGGGAGGTGCTCAGGAATACCCTGACGCGGGAGAAAGGGCTCGGCGGCATTGAAACACGCGGTGTTTTAAGAATCGGGATGCCATATAAAGCAAACGATTAAAGGGTTGTCAGGATGATCATCCACCTTGGCCCGGGAGGACATGCGGGTCCCTCAAGCGGTCTGTGAACAGCGGAGAAATAAGCGTTTCTCAATAAGATAAAAACCCGCCGCAAGTGCGGGTTTTTTGCTTCGCTTTTGAATAAATTTTCCCTTTTTTTAAAAAGCATACATAAATAAGCGAAAAATGAGGAAAATAAGGGAAAGTTGATGTAGAATTTGTCACAAATATTTTATTGACAGAGGCTTATGAACGTTGATATAATTTAAATTTTATTTGACAAAAATGGGCTTCTGGTGTATACTGAATATAGTGAGGTGGATGCAATGGCGAAAACGTTGTCCGATATTAAAAGATCGCTTGATGGACATTTGGGAAAAAGGCTGACGTTAAAAGCAAACGGAGGCCGCCGAAAAACGATTGAGCGTTCGGGCATTTTAGCTGAGACGTACCCTTCTGTTTTTGTGATACAACTAGATCAAGACGAGAACTCGTTTGAAAGAGTTTCATACAGTTATGCCGATATTCTTACTGAGACGGTTGAGTTAAGATTTTCTGACGATAAAACGAGCTCAGTAGCCCTTTAATAAGCAGTAAACGTCATGTTTACTGCTTTTTTGTTTTATCCAATATTTTTCGGGCAAGTTCTGCTAAAGATCAAGCAAAGCTAATGAATGTCACTCGTTTTATGATGAGTCAGACGAATGGTATGATACTTGAAAGGGGCTGTTTCGCATGGGCAGACGTCGAAGCATCATGTCAGAGGAATTCAAAAATGAATTGGCTAAAGATCTTGGATTTTACGATACGGTAAAAACTGAGGGCTGGGGCGGAATTCGGGCCAGAGACGCCGGAAACATGGTGAAGAGGGCCATCGAATTAGCCGAACAGCAAATGGCTCAAAACAGACAAAATCAATAAAACAGTGACAACCGGAGGACAATTTGTCCTCCGTTTTTTATCAGGGCCTTTTACGAGGCGGCCATGCCTCTGCCAGCAGAGCTAAAAAAGCGGCGCCCTGCTGCTGTGCATGCATTTGTACGCCTGTACTTCAAAATATGTTACAATGTGGATACTTATGTTTAGATGGAGAAGTAGGTGACTGGATTGCGTATTTTAGAGAAGGCGCCGGCTAAAATTAATTTGTCGCTCGACGTTCGCCGTAAACGTTCTGACGGGTATCACGAAGTTGAAATGGTGATGACAACGATCGATTTGGCGGATCGAATTGAATTAACAGAGCTGGCAGAAGATAAAGTGACAGTATCTTCACATAACCGTTTTGTACCGGACGATCAGCGAAACCTTGCTTATCAGGCTGCGATGCTCATAAAAAAGCGTTACGCCATTACAAAAGGTGTTTCCATTTTCATCACAAAGGTCATTCCTGTGGCGGCAGGGCTCGCCGGAGGGAGCAGCGATGCAGCCGCTGTCCTCAGAGGTTTGAACCGCCTGTGGGATTTGAAGCTTTCTGTGAATGAACTGGCCGAGCTCGGTGCGGAAATCGGATCGGATGTCTCATTTTGCGTTCACGGGGGAACGGCTCTGGCAACAGGGCGGGGGGAAAAAATCCGCCACATCGGGACGCCGCCGCACTGCTGGGTTGTATTGGCGAAGCCGACGATCGGCGTATCAACCGCGGAAGTGTACAAGCAGCTGAAGCTCGACAAAATCGAACATCCGGATGTTCAAGGTATGATTTCTGCGATTGAAGAGAAAAATTTTCATAAAATGTGTGAAAAACTTGGGAATGTTCTCGAAACAGTCACATTGAACATGCACCCTGAAGTGGCGATGATAAAAAATCAAATGAAACGATTTGGCGCAGATGCGGTACTGATGAGCGGAAGCGGACCGACGGTGTTCGGACTGGTGCAGTATGAATCAAAAGTACAGAGAATTTACAACGGGTTAAGAGGGTTTTGCGATCAGGTATATGCTGTCCGAATGATCGGAGAACAAAATGACCTTGATTAAATCCGTATGTTAAGTTATATTATTTTTAAAAATATTCGGATTTTGGAGGTAAGTGCATGAAGTTTCGTCGAAGCGGCAGATTGGTGGATCTGACAAATTATTTGTTGACCCATCCGCATGTCTTAGTGCCATTAACCTTCTTTTCAGAACGGTATCAATCTGCTAAATCATCAATTAGTGAAGATTTAACCATCATTAAGCAGACCTTCGAGCAGCAGGGAATCGGAACGCTTCAGACAGTGCCGGGAGCAGCGGGCGGTGTTAAATACATTCCAAAGGTTAAGCTTGATGAGGCAGCAGACTTTGTCAAAACACTCGGGGAGTCGTTGGTCGATTCAGAACGGATTTTGCCCGGCGGTTATCTATATATGACGGACGTCCTCGGAAAGCCATCAGTGTTAACAAAGGCCGGGAAGATTTTTGCTTCAGCTTTTTCGGACAGGGAAATCGATGTCGTGATGACGGTCGCCACGAAAGGCATTCCGCTGGCATATGCCGTAGCGAGTTATTTGGATGTGCCGACGGTCATCGTCAGGAAGGACAACAAGGTTACGGAAGGGTCAACGGTCAGCATCAATTATGTTTCAGGTTCATCCAACCGCATTCAGACGATGTCGCTTGCAAAACGCAGCTTGAAAACGGGTTCGCACGTGTTGATCATCGATGATTTTATGAAAGCGGGCGGTACGATCAATGGCATGATCAATCTGCTGGATGAATTCAACGCTCATGTTGCAGGCATCGGCGTTCTTGTTGAAGCCCAGGGGGTGCAGGAGCGGCTTGTTGATGAGTATATGTCGCTTCTTACCCTTTCAGAAATCGATATAAAGGAAAAAAACGTAGAAATACAAAACGGAAATTTTCCGCGATTTTTTGAAGAAAATCAATAAAGAATGGGGAGATTGAGAATGGCAAAGGTTGTTCAGACAAAGGAAGCTCCGGAAGCAATCGGACCATATTCACAGGGGATTATCGTCAATAATATGTTTTACAGTTCAGGGCAAATTCCTCTGACCCCGGCGGGTGAAATGGTCGATGGAGACATCACGGAACAGACGCATCAGGTGTTCCGCAATTTAAAAGCCGTTCTGAAAGAAGCGGGCGCTTCGCTTGAAACCGTCGTGAAAGCGACCGTGTTTTTGGCTGACATGAATCAATTTGCCGAGGTTAATGAGGTCTACGGCCAG is a window encoding:
- a CDS encoding G5 and 3D domain-containing protein encodes the protein MRVFSHNKRDGGLAEKIERRVDRLVDTLYNLPEEKEAFFIIQKMKKLFSVKLSKSRWILVAAGLLVAGSGTAYGVHELAKQQVSISINGKKQDVRTHAKTVGELLKSLDIETRKEDLISPAENTKITGNMNIEYVAAKPVQLTINGKEKKIWTTAGTVGKLLKDLNLELAEHDQINPSVDKEIKKDMKLTLQRAFKVTVKDAGKHKDIWTTSTTVADFLKQHKISISDKDEVKPALDKKLTKDQADVYITRIKKVTDVVEEKIPFDVQKKEDSSLEKGEQKVVQHGKEGKLKKHYAVVMKNGKEVSRELIKEETTAESKAKVIAVGTKRKAVAQVSANVSRGNQSSGKEFYVSSTAYTASCNGCSGHTATGVNLKSNPGSKVIAVDPSVIPLGSKVHVEGYGYAIAADTGSAIKGRKIDVFFPNKSAAYRWGNKRVKIKVLN
- the rsmA gene encoding 16S rRNA (adenine(1518)-N(6)/adenine(1519)-N(6))-dimethyltransferase RsmA, with translation MNKDIATPIRTKEILKRYGFSFKKSLGQNFLIDTNILDRIVDHAEVTGTTGVIEIGPGIGALTEQLAKRAKKVAAFEIDQRLLPILKDTLSPYDNVTVLHQDVLKADIKAVMDEQFQDCEEVMVVANLPYYVTTPIIMKLLEENLPLKGIVVMLQKEVADRMAAKPSSKEYGSLSIAVQFYTEAKTVMNVPKTVFVPQPNVDSAVIRLTLRKEPAVQVQNEAFFFQVVKASFAQRRKTLLNNLVNNLANGKEHKADIEKALQDSQIDGKRRGESLSIEEFAVLSEHLSKALL
- a CDS encoding small, acid-soluble spore protein, alpha/beta type, which codes for MGRRRSIMSEEFKNELAKDLGFYDTVKTEGWGGIRARDAGNMVKRAIELAEQQMAQNRQNQ
- the rnmV gene encoding ribonuclease M5; translated protein: MKIKEIIVVEGRDDTAKIKSAVDADTIETNGSAIGEDVIRRIRLAQKTRGVIIFTDPDFPGEKIRKTIAEKVPGCKHAFLPKHLAKPKNNWGIGVEHASLESIRDCLRTVQEEMDAVEPEIKTEDLIEAGLIGGPLAKQRRERLGDILNIGYTNGKQLQKRLQMFQIKKSDYLSALDAVLREEENE
- the ispE gene encoding 4-(cytidine 5'-diphospho)-2-C-methyl-D-erythritol kinase, which codes for MRILEKAPAKINLSLDVRRKRSDGYHEVEMVMTTIDLADRIELTELAEDKVTVSSHNRFVPDDQRNLAYQAAMLIKKRYAITKGVSIFITKVIPVAAGLAGGSSDAAAVLRGLNRLWDLKLSVNELAELGAEIGSDVSFCVHGGTALATGRGEKIRHIGTPPHCWVVLAKPTIGVSTAEVYKQLKLDKIEHPDVQGMISAIEEKNFHKMCEKLGNVLETVTLNMHPEVAMIKNQMKRFGADAVLMSGSGPTVFGLVQYESKVQRIYNGLRGFCDQVYAVRMIGEQNDLD
- a CDS encoding TatD family hydrolase — its product is MLFDTHAHLNAEQFNDDLEDVIARAKKEEVEHIVVVGFDRPTITRAMELIDAYDFIYAAIGWHPVDAIDMTDEDLAWIKKLSAHEKVVAIGEMGLDYHWDKSPKDVQKEVFRKQIALAKEVNLPIVIHNREATEDVVSILREEGAEKVGGIMHCFTGSAEIAKECIDMNFYLSFGGPVTFKNAKKPKEVVKQVPNDRILIETDCPFLAPHPFRGKRNEPSYVKLVAEQIAELKGLTYEEVAAFTTENAKKLFGIN
- the ridA gene encoding 2-iminobutanoate/2-iminopropanoate deaminase, which gives rise to MAKVVQTKEAPEAIGPYSQGIIVNNMFYSSGQIPLTPAGEMVDGDITEQTHQVFRNLKAVLKEAGASLETVVKATVFLADMNQFAEVNEVYGQYFAEHKPARSCVEVARLPKDALVEIEVIALVK
- the yabG gene encoding sporulation peptidase YabG; translated protein: MQFKIGDMVVRKSYRRDILFRIIRIDQSANGDPVAVLHGDEVRLIADANLSDLEIVREAERQMRKREEESKMKESLDLLRQDYKLLRDKHEYRATNQYSTQQQYFHLPGRVLHLDGDSAYLKKCLTLYEKIGVPVYGIHCHEKKMSSVIEELIDEYRPDLLVITGHDAYSKQKGDIDNLDAYRHTKDFIETVQKARKKIPHLDQLVIFAGACQSHFESLIRAGANFASSPSRVNIHALDPVYIVAKISFTPFMDRINVWEVLRNTLTREKGLGGIETRGVLRIGMPYKAND
- a CDS encoding Veg family protein translates to MAKTLSDIKRSLDGHLGKRLTLKANGGRRKTIERSGILAETYPSVFVIQLDQDENSFERVSYSYADILTETVELRFSDDKTSSVAL